The Ignavibacteriales bacterium region TGCCATGAGTAGTAAAACGTCATTAAAAGGAAGCTTCTGCTCGATAAGCTTTGCGGATTGTTTAATGAAGCCCACTACTTCATTCGCGGGAGCTTTTGTAAAAAAATTACGGCGTCGATGTACCGATTTAATCTTGAATCCCAAGCGTTGAAGAGCAAGAACAACCTCTTCCCGTGAATAAGCACTTTGAGATCCTTCGATAGTATTGCTGCCCTGGAGAACTCGATATTGATACGTGACCTTTTGCTTTATGGATTGAATTGTGCTGCCATGCGGAATAAAAGCGATTGCCCGTTTTTTTGCATGGTCTACTGATGCTGCGACAATTTTTCGTTGTGTGATATTGCCAGACTTATCACGAATCGTTACACGATATTCGTTCGTACTAGATAATTGCATTAAATTCTCATTCTACTGTTTCATACACACTTTGTATAGTATGTAAAAGTAATATAATAAAAATATTACTATGGAGTCTCAAGCTCATTTCATTAAAGCCATGGGCAATATATCTATTATTGAAGAAATGTGCACGCAAATGAATGCCGGGTGGATTCAGGGGAAAGGAGCATGTACAAGTGCGATTTGCACTACTCCCTTTCTGTAATGAATTCAACATTTATTTGATACAAAAAAGAAGTGTGATGTGAAAAAGATCGAGTGTGTTTGCCAGTTCGAGTTTTTTAATTAAGCTCGGAATCGGGGAGTCGATATGGATAGACGTACACTTTTACAACCTGGCACCTTAAAGTAGATGATCCAGAGAAAGAGTATGGGGGTGCCATCGAAACATTTTTAATGACCGCAATTTGTTTTGCCGCAACACTTCCAAATTTCGCAGTTACTGTGACACGAGCTTCATTAGCTGCTAATGGCCACGGTCTTTCGATAAGGTACGAAACAGTATCACCGCCTGCCAAAAGAGCACTCTTGACGAGGGAATATCCGTTGTTGAGGTACCACCAGTATTGTTCACTTTTCATGTTGTAGATAGCATGGTTGAGACCGGCCGTTGAATTCATTCGCGCTTGTGTATAATAACTTTTCTGATCTCCTATCTGTATGATCCTGTTGTTGACTCCTTGGATCATGAAAGCATAGAAACCAAATACGATACTAAAACCGCCGACCAATATTACTTTTACATTTCCATTCACGCTGTCTTACCCCTTAGAGCTCCGCAATGTACGTATCACTTGAGAGTATCTAAGATGCCTAATAAGTTTTCTTTCCCGACGAATGCTGATGCACCAACCCTGTATGCAGCTTGTCTTATGGCTTTGGTGTCATCCTGAGAAACAATCATGATTTTTGCTTTAGGAAAATATTGATGAATCATTCCAGTGGCTGTGAGGCCATCTATATAATTCATCTTTACATCCATCACTACCCAATCTGGACGGTGAAGGTTATATTCAGCAAGTGCGTCCATGCCATCCGAACATTCGAAGATCTTACTTGTTTTGTGTTTTATGATATCCGCAATCATCGATCTCATTTTCGCATTATCATCGACAATTAAAACGCTTAAACTTGGATTCATAATTTCATCTTAGAGCATGTCGGCTTGATTTCTTTGTCACAGTATATTTTTTTGTCTCAACATGCACAATCGGAGTTCTCCCCTATCTTTTTCCCTAGGTGTTCCCACCTAAGCGAGAAATGGAACAAGAAAGAGACCGGTTAGTATCAGGGAGGATGAAATCTCTACTTAAAAAAAGGTAACTACTCAGCGAATTAGAAAAACAAATTAAATATCGGCATCGTGTGTTGAACTCCTGACGGAGTTCTCCTTCTTTTGTCGGCTTTTGTTACAAACATGCAACTCCTACGGAGTTCTTTCACTCAAATCTGAATTCCACAAATCCCGTAGGGATTGTACGTTTATAATTCTTGAAACAAAAAAAATACAGAACTCCATAGGAGTTCTACACGTTCAGGTGAATAAATTCGAGTTACTGTTATGTTTGAATGTTATGCTGAGTAGTTACAAAAAACCTAATTTTTGCACGTTCACCGAACAATGACCCTTAGAGAAGAGATCTATTCTCTATAAGGAACCGTAATAGTGCATGACTTCCATGAATGCCCAATTTGATACAAATATTTGTACGATGATTTTCGACGGTTTTAGGACTGATGAACAGCTCTTCTGCAATCTGTTTCGTGCTTTTATTCGCTGCAATGAGTTTGATAACTTTTCGTTCAGCTATTGTTAAGAGCTCAAGACCTTTCACCTTGTCCGAAAGTGGTGGCGGTGGACCGCTTCTCCTTATCAGGTAATGAGAGAACATTGAACAGACATAATAGCGTCCTTCTAGTACTGTCCGTATAGCTTCTGAAATTTCTGTTATCGCATTTTCCTTACTTACGAATCCTTTTACACCAAGAGCCATTGCGCGGGAAAACAGCTCTTCCTCTTTATGCATGGTAAGAATGATGATCTCAACAGGAAATTTTTGTTTCACAACTGCCTGCGCAAATTCCAGGCCGTTCATTTTTGGCATGTCCAGATCAAGTATGACTACATCGATAGAATGATCTTTGAGAAATTCGAGTGCTGCCTCACCATTGGATACATCGCCAACGACATGCATCTTTGGTTCGGCATCAATGAAGCTGCGCAGACCACTCCGGAATACAGGATGATCATCGACAATGAGAATATGACTAACGTTACTCATTGTACTCTATCGAGGTATATCGACCACGATCATTGTTCCAGCTCCTGGAGTGGAAACACAATTCATAGTACCTTTAAGCATATTCACTCGCTCTGCTAAAACTATCTGTCCAAGTCCTTCAAACATTTTTCTCTCCGCCGTCTTTGTTACCATACCTTTGCCATTATCAGAGATGACGAGATGAATCATTGTACCGTTTTTTGTGATCTTCACATCAGCTTCTTTCGCTTGAGAATGTTTAACGATATTATTGAGAGCTTCCTGAACTAATCTGAAAAGATTAATCTCGGATTCCTTGTCAAAGATATTATCCACTTCATCAATGTATACAGTAAAAACGATGGAAGTCATTGAAGCAATCGTTGCAACGAGATGTTTAAGCGCTTGTGTGAGTCCGAGCCGATCCAACAAAACTGGGCGCAGGTTATGAGAAATTTTCCGTACCTCTTCCAGTGTTTGAGAAGCAAATGATGATATTTGATGTAATTGTGCAGCCATTTTAGACAGGCTTTTCTTTGATCGCAATCCTATCAGTGCATAATTCTTTATGATGAGAATATCCTGACCGATACTGTCATGTAATTCAGCCGCAATTCTCTTTCTCTCTTTTTCCTGAAGATCGATCAGCATATGCGATAATTCGTGCTCTCGTTTTCGTTCTTTTCTGATATAGTAATATTGAACAGCACTACCGATATAGAGAGCGCCTGCACTTACAAGAAGGATAATATCGAGCCACCATTTATTCATAAGCAGCCTAGAGTATTGTTGCAGAAATGGGTAATGTGATGGACAAGAACATCCTGGAATTGTTGCGCCAATGGATACTTCCTGGATGGTTGTTGTTGGTTAGTCGTGGATAAAATAGTTTGAAGAATCTCGGGATCGGATAAGGAAAAAATCGAACGAGATCGTAATAAGGTTTTACATCCTTGCGAATTATTCCGAGAGCGGAAGCCCCAATCGAAAGGATTAAGCGGTAATCGATATTTGCCATATTTCCCCAAGAACCATGCTATCTCATTTCAGAGTTGAATTCCTCTGCACGCGTAGGATAATAGTATTTCCTCGTTCTTTGTTGTGCTGTTTCGTACAATTTTCTAGATGTCCACTATCGGGAAATCTACGCTTTCGAGATTGTAATGTCAATCTTTATATCGATTTTAAAATGAATCATGGTACCCTCCATCCGATGAAGCTGGATACTTGTGCATAACAGGGCACGCAGAACAGGATTCGTTCTTTGGTAGACAAGAAAACAGCCCGGCCAACAACCGAGGCTTTTTTGTGCAGTACTATTGATAACGGGATCAAGAGTGATGTGAATGGAAAAGCAGCCTCAGTGATAATAATTTTGCTGCTTGAAATTCTAATAATAAACGTGTCGATGCGTTGAAGATGAGATTTGGATTATGCTATTTTCTTAGTTTCCAAAAACTCTTAAATCGCTTAAGAGCAACTTTTTTCTTGTGTTGGTTGAATCTTCAGGACTTTATCGACAATCGCGATAAGCCGCTCCAAAGAAAATCCTTTCTCCAGATATTCTATCGCAACACCGGATTTCCACGCTCCTGCGTTGAGCGCGGGAGTCGTCATCATAATAACCGGAATCTGGGCTGTCTCTGGATCCTCCTGCAATGACTCCAACATCATAAATCCGTTCAGATTATCCATGATCACATCACTGATGATGAGGTCTGGTATTTGCCTTTTAGCAAGTTCCAGACCAACAAGACCATTTTCTGCTTCAAGAACCTCAAATCCTCTTTTATGTTTCAATGCAACGGCGATTGATTTCCGGACAGCATCATCGTCATCAACGACCAGAATTGTTGTTGCCATAGCACCAATCCTCATATATGGGACAGAAAATTCATCTGAAGGAAAGTTTCAAAGTGATGATACCTAATAATGCCAAAGAAGAATAATTGCCTTTGATAGATAGTTGAAATTGAATAATCGGGACTTCAAGCTGAAAGTGGGAGTTTACGCCAGCATGTCTGCCATCTTTTTGGCAGAAGGCGCATGAACCTTTCGCTCAGAATCCACGACCTGCGGTTTTTCCCGATAATTTCAATTGATTTTCTGAGCTGGTGGTCGGACTTAAACCGACGACCCGCAGTTTATCCCGATCCATCGGAACTGCTCTACCACTGAGCTGTAGGTGGGAGTTTGCACCAGAGGCGCATGAGCCTTTGGCTCAGAACCCACGACCTGCGGTTTATCCCGATCCATCGGAACTGCTCTACCACTGAGCTGAAGGTGGGAGTTGAACCCACGACCTGCGGTTTACGAAACCGCTGCTCTACCACTGAGCTACTTCAGCAATTTGTTTTCTTTCTGGATTCGACACTTAAAATCTCAACTTAAGTCGTGTCCAATCCTTCAACTATGAAATACCATAGTAATATAAAATATAAAAAAATGGAGAATGATGCAATTCGGCTAGCAGACTTACTATTCTTTTAAAAATCAATTTTAAAGATTCCTAAAAGAACATGTATCACACTCAATGTGTTAGTCTTCGACAGGATCACTTCCGAGAAGATGACGGAGGAATCGAAGACCATTCACCCATTCGAACAACCATACTTCGACCCACTTGAAAGGATTCCAAAGATAGAGATACCATCTCTGCCAGATGCGATGAGCATAGGTTCTGGTAAAAGCACTCGCAAACGGATTTCGTTTTCTTAACCAGAGTCTGACAGCAGAGGGAATTTTGACTTCAGGTATTTCGACTTGGAGCTTTTTATAGAGTGCAACGAGTTCTTTTCCCTGAACATCCCGCCAATCCATAACCCCTTGTTTTGTTTTTACGATCAACTCGAACAACCCTTCTTCAATTCTACTCTTCGGGCGGCTCCGGAGCCATACTTCTTCAAGCTGGAAGAAGAGTTTTGCCATCGCCCCCAATCGGAGTGCAAGAACTTTCGAGCGATTCCACCAGAACGGAATGAGTGCTTCGCGCTGAAATCCTGTCCTGCGATCGTCTCGACGGCGCACAGTCCAGAAACCGCAGTTCATCGGATGTAAACGCTCGATCCTGGAAGCATACAGGTACCACATGAAGAACGCCAGTTTCTCTCTATAATAGTGGTGGTCGTGTCTCCAGATCTTCAAAATATTGACCATATGCTTGGTGGAATAGAACTGTTCCCAAGTGTTTCGATATGCTTCCATCAGCTCTTCTTCGGACATGCGTTCCGGTTTTACAGC contains the following coding sequences:
- a CDS encoding response regulator transcription factor; this encodes MSNVSHILIVDDHPVFRSGLRSFIDAEPKMHVVGDVSNGEAALEFLKDHSIDVVILDLDMPKMNGLEFAQAVVKQKFPVEIIILTMHKEEELFSRAMALGVKGFVSKENAITEISEAIRTVLEGRYYVCSMFSHYLIRRSGPPPPLSDKVKGLELLTIAERKVIKLIAANKSTKQIAEELFISPKTVENHRTNICIKLGIHGSHALLRFLIENRSLL
- a CDS encoding response regulator, whose protein sequence is MATTILVVDDDDAVRKSIAVALKHKRGFEVLEAENGLVGLELAKRQIPDLIISDVIMDNLNGFMMLESLQEDPETAQIPVIMMTTPALNAGAWKSGVAIEYLEKGFSLERLIAIVDKVLKIQPTQEKSCS
- a CDS encoding response regulator; protein product: MNPSLSVLIVDDNAKMRSMIADIIKHKTSKIFECSDGMDALAEYNLHRPDWVVMDVKMNYIDGLTATGMIHQYFPKAKIMIVSQDDTKAIRQAAYRVGASAFVGKENLLGILDTLK
- a CDS encoding sensor histidine kinase, which encodes MNKWWLDIILLVSAGALYIGSAVQYYYIRKERKREHELSHMLIDLQEKERKRIAAELHDSIGQDILIIKNYALIGLRSKKSLSKMAAQLHQISSFASQTLEEVRKISHNLRPVLLDRLGLTQALKHLVATIASMTSIVFTVYIDEVDNIFDKESEINLFRLVQEALNNIVKHSQAKEADVKITKNGTMIHLVISDNGKGMVTKTAERKMFEGLGQIVLAERVNMLKGTMNCVSTPGAGTMIVVDIPR